The following are encoded together in the Clostridia bacterium genome:
- a CDS encoding winged helix-turn-helix transcriptional regulator, whose amino-acid sequence MNDSLHNMMLITQNRFYRRLLGEALSKGLSPGQPKVLELLRYKDECTQTEISHALDLDKSTVTGILSRMEDAGLIVIRRDIRDRRRTLISLSDAGRAASDEMEEVFKRTDALAWGKISEEKRREFIKLLKEIYENVSEI is encoded by the coding sequence GTGAACGACTCTCTCCACAATATGATGCTTATAACGCAGAACAGATTTTACCGCAGACTGCTGGGCGAGGCGCTTTCAAAGGGGCTTTCCCCCGGTCAGCCCAAGGTGTTGGAGCTGTTAAGATACAAAGACGAATGCACGCAGACGGAGATATCACACGCGCTCGACCTTGACAAATCCACCGTAACGGGTATCCTTTCCCGCATGGAGGACGCCGGGCTCATAGTGATCCGCCGTGACATAAGGGACAGGCGTCGTACTCTTATTTCCCTGTCGGACGCCGGACGCGCGGCCTCCGACGAAATGGAAGAGGTTTTTAAAAGGACCGACGCGCTTGCATGGGGAAAAATATCCGAAGAAAAGCGGCGTGAGTTTATTAAGCTTTTAAAAGAGATATACGAAAACGTATCCGAAATATAA
- a CDS encoding MATE family efflux transporter translates to MGATELFGEEKISRLIFKLAPPIMIAQLIVALYNIVDSLFIGSYSQEGLTALSIIYPVQLLMIALYVGTGVGINTCIAAKLGAGEQKSAREFAGVGTPLAIIIWAAFALAGYAFMPAYAEMSTDSQTVISDVVVYGRTICVLSFGLSLESVWTKVLQAYGDMKTPMKAQIAGAAVNIVLDPILIFGAAGLPAMGVRGAAIATVIGQTAAALIVFRGGFVRPPERKVFLPHIADIYRLGIPNILMQSAYTFYILGLNLILAGFSDAAVTALGLYYKWQTFFFIPLEAMQTCIVPIVSFNFAAGNMARCRETLKASVLFGMALMAVGTVCFLIMPEQLLRVFTSDDLIISIGTVGFRYVGVSFIPMVTSLIFPVLFQAMGMSFKSSALTVLRTVVLFVPLGYLFSRWGLEHFWLAFPVTETVTTLAGFAFYARLPKAGRAERAKKEDKVKKYLEKI, encoded by the coding sequence ATGGGCGCGACAGAGCTTTTCGGAGAAGAAAAAATATCAAGGCTTATTTTTAAGCTTGCGCCGCCGATAATGATAGCGCAGCTTATAGTCGCGCTTTACAATATAGTTGACAGCCTGTTCATAGGAAGTTATTCACAGGAAGGGCTTACGGCGCTTTCGATAATATATCCCGTGCAGCTTCTTATGATAGCGCTTTACGTAGGCACGGGGGTGGGCATAAATACGTGTATCGCGGCGAAGCTTGGAGCGGGCGAACAAAAGAGCGCGCGTGAATTTGCTGGCGTAGGCACGCCGCTTGCAATTATCATATGGGCGGCGTTCGCTTTGGCGGGATATGCTTTTATGCCGGCATATGCCGAAATGTCAACAGATTCTCAGACTGTTATATCAGACGTCGTAGTTTACGGAAGAACGATATGCGTGCTCAGCTTCGGGCTCTCTTTGGAAAGCGTGTGGACAAAGGTGCTTCAGGCATACGGCGACATGAAAACGCCGATGAAGGCGCAGATAGCGGGCGCGGCCGTCAATATCGTGCTTGACCCGATCCTTATATTCGGCGCGGCGGGACTTCCCGCCATGGGCGTCCGAGGCGCGGCGATAGCTACCGTGATAGGGCAGACGGCGGCTGCCCTGATAGTTTTTCGCGGCGGATTTGTAAGGCCGCCCGAAAGAAAGGTGTTTTTGCCGCATATAGCCGATATTTACCGCCTAGGCATACCGAATATACTTATGCAGTCGGCGTATACGTTTTATATTCTGGGGCTCAATCTTATATTGGCGGGCTTTTCCGATGCGGCCGTTACCGCGCTCGGCCTTTATTATAAGTGGCAGACCTTCTTTTTCATACCGCTTGAAGCTATGCAGACGTGTATTGTGCCCATAGTAAGCTTTAATTTTGCGGCGGGAAATATGGCGCGATGCCGCGAAACGCTGAAGGCCTCCGTTCTTTTCGGCATGGCGCTTATGGCCGTAGGGACGGTTTGCTTTCTTATAATGCCCGAACAGCTTTTAAGGGTGTTTACGTCTGACGATTTGATAATATCAATAGGGACAGTGGGCTTTCGCTATGTCGGCGTAAGCTTTATACCTATGGTAACGTCGCTTATATTCCCCGTGCTGTTTCAGGCTATGGGCATGAGCTTTAAAAGCTCGGCGCTTACGGTATTAAGAACCGTCGTGCTGTTTGTGCCGCTTGGGTATCTCTTTTCAAGGTGGGGGCTTGAGCATTTCTGGCTCGCTTTTCCCGTAACGGAAACCGTAACGACGCTTGCGGGCTTTGCGTTTTATGCAAGGCTTCCTAAAGCGGGACGCGCCGAGAGAGCAAAAAAGGAGGACAAAGTAAAAAAGTATTTAGAAAAAATTTGA
- a CDS encoding acyltransferase, with translation MSEKKSHPHLLYMDILRTFAILAVIMLHCVSELLVEPALYGTPAWHALNILNTLGRTGVPLFFMISGSLIISDERPLTPGQFLMRRIPKIFIPFFIWNVVYYVYFACTTQSYANVGDFFYGFAAMGISYHFWFVYTLIFIYLLIPIIKPFLTRATNVQLIYALFVILFPATICPLINKLCGVWLFRFDSAILGYAGFTVMGYLLGRTKLSLRVRLIIYACGIGGALLGVLGTISYSSPELIDAFFNGGYSLPAYCTSAALFVLFKELSKKITSRRAAHVFFTLSSLTYGVYLIHVLVMEIIFADHTPEHVGLTVPLQFVVTTVVSFAVTFLISRVKVLKKILI, from the coding sequence ATGTCCGAAAAGAAAAGCCATCCGCATCTTCTGTATATGGACATACTGCGCACGTTTGCCATTTTAGCCGTGATAATGCTTCACTGCGTATCCGAGCTTCTCGTTGAACCCGCTCTTTACGGCACTCCGGCGTGGCACGCTTTAAATATTCTAAATACGCTGGGAAGAACGGGAGTACCGCTGTTCTTTATGATAAGCGGCTCTCTTATCATATCGGACGAGCGTCCTTTGACTCCGGGGCAGTTTCTTATGCGCCGCATACCGAAGATATTCATACCGTTCTTTATATGGAACGTCGTATATTACGTCTACTTCGCATGTACGACGCAGTCATACGCTAATGTGGGAGACTTTTTCTACGGATTTGCCGCTATGGGCATATCGTATCACTTCTGGTTCGTATATACGCTCATATTCATATATCTGCTCATACCTATAATAAAGCCGTTCCTTACGCGCGCGACGAACGTCCAGCTTATATACGCGCTTTTCGTGATACTCTTTCCCGCAACGATCTGCCCGCTCATAAATAAGCTGTGCGGCGTATGGCTTTTTCGTTTCGACAGCGCGATACTCGGCTACGCCGGCTTTACGGTCATGGGCTATCTTCTCGGGCGCACAAAGCTTTCGCTTCGCGTCCGCCTTATCATATACGCCTGCGGCATAGGCGGCGCGCTTTTAGGCGTGCTGGGTACTATATCGTATTCCTCGCCGGAGCTTATAGACGCTTTCTTCAACGGCGGCTATTCCCTGCCTGCCTACTGCACGAGCGCGGCGCTGTTCGTATTATTTAAGGAGCTTTCAAAAAAGATAACGTCGCGGCGCGCGGCGCACGTATTTTTTACGTTAAGCTCGCTTACATACGGCGTGTATCTTATACACGTTCTCGTCATGGAAATAATCTTCGCCGATCACACGCCCGAGCATGTGGGGCTTACGGTGCCCCTGCAGTTCGTCGTGACGACCGTCGTAAGCTTCGCAGTAACCTTCCTTATAAGCCGCGTGAAGGTTTTGAAAAAAATACTTATTTAA
- a CDS encoding rhodanese-like domain-containing protein → MLVCGLLFGCSQTPDGDDTERKPQYTQISQEEAKLMMEENDGLIIVDVRRQDEYDGGHIPNAVCIPNESIENEMPAGLPDKQQVILVYCRSGNRSKQAAQKLADMGYANVYEFGGIIDWTGDVVTD, encoded by the coding sequence ATGCTCGTATGCGGCCTTCTTTTCGGCTGCTCTCAGACGCCTGACGGCGACGATACGGAGCGAAAGCCCCAATATACGCAGATATCGCAAGAAGAGGCAAAGCTTATGATGGAAGAAAACGACGGCCTTATTATAGTTGACGTAAGAAGGCAGGACGAATACGACGGCGGCCATATCCCGAACGCCGTATGCATTCCCAACGAGTCGATAGAGAACGAAATGCCCGCAGGTCTTCCCGATAAGCAGCAGGTGATACTCGTCTACTGCCGAAGCGGCAACAGAAGCAAGCAGGCGGCGCAGAAGCTTGCCGATATGGGCTATGCTAACGTTTACGAATTCGGCGGTATAATCGATTGGACGGGCGACGTTGTAACGGATTAG
- a CDS encoding DUF1848 domain-containing protein has translation MIINTGARTDTVQYFTPWLLNRFKEGYVLVRNPMFPEKVTRYELTPDKVDCVVFCSKNYGPILLDLHKITDRFNTLFHYTITAYGRDIEPGVPSIDDSIETLLQLERKVGKKRIIWRYDPVLLTKKYTYDVHMETFEYMARRLAPHVDRCVFSFVEMYKKLKTNMPELEAITPQDRERLAKGIGRTAEKHGLYIQTCASDADYTKYGIHASGCITLEMIGRANKVRFRPLKHKGMREGCGCIESRDIGAYNACINGCRYCYANKSAKKAAENFRLHDPMSPMILGSLSQSDILTFAAQKSYLSKDQPDGQLTLF, from the coding sequence ATGATAATAAATACGGGAGCAAGAACGGACACGGTGCAGTATTTTACGCCGTGGCTTTTAAATAGATTTAAAGAGGGATACGTGCTTGTGAGAAACCCCATGTTTCCCGAAAAGGTCACGCGATATGAGCTTACGCCCGATAAGGTGGACTGCGTGGTGTTTTGTTCAAAAAATTACGGGCCCATACTTTTGGACCTTCATAAAATAACGGACAGGTTCAACACCTTATTTCATTATACGATAACCGCATACGGACGGGATATCGAGCCTGGCGTACCGTCAATAGACGACAGCATCGAAACGCTTTTGCAGCTTGAGCGTAAGGTGGGGAAAAAGCGCATCATATGGCGATACGACCCCGTGCTGCTCACAAAAAAATATACTTACGACGTCCATATGGAGACGTTTGAATATATGGCAAGACGCCTTGCGCCTCACGTTGACAGATGCGTTTTCAGCTTTGTTGAGATGTATAAAAAGCTTAAAACGAATATGCCCGAGCTTGAAGCGATAACGCCTCAAGACAGAGAAAGGCTTGCTAAAGGCATAGGCCGCACAGCCGAAAAGCACGGTCTTTATATCCAAACGTGCGCCTCAGACGCAGACTATACGAAATACGGCATACACGCTTCGGGCTGCATTACGCTTGAAATGATAGGCCGCGCAAACAAAGTGCGCTTTCGCCCCTTAAAGCATAAAGGCATGCGCGAGGGCTGCGGCTGTATAGAAAGCCGCGATATCGGCGCATACAACGCCTGTATAAACGGATGCAGATACTGCTATGCAAATAAAAGCGCGAAAAAGGCCGCCGAAAACTTCCGGCTTCACGATCCCATGTCGCCGATGATCCTGGGAAGTCTTTCGCAAAGCGATATTCTTACCTTCGCCGCGCAGAAAAGCTATCTTTCAAAAGATCAGCCCGACGGACAGCTTACGCTTTTTTAG
- a CDS encoding TetR/AcrR family transcriptional regulator C-terminal domain-containing protein, with translation MKRKTAKEILTASFQELAAVKSIDKITIQEIVDNCGYSPATFYRYFKDKYDLIAWEHTRSVAEIVDQTGADDYLWKQTLYDGARLYNDNKDYLVNLLQHTSGHDSFMRYMTEINCAALEKYILSVNGNQKLTHEEMMYVKMYCHGFVGLACEWIMGEINTTLEEIAKVYEQSIPQPLKKHLL, from the coding sequence ATGAAACGTAAAACGGCAAAAGAAATACTCACAGCTTCCTTTCAGGAGCTTGCGGCGGTGAAAAGCATCGACAAGATCACAATTCAGGAGATCGTGGACAACTGCGGGTATTCACCGGCGACCTTCTACCGGTATTTTAAGGACAAGTATGATCTTATTGCATGGGAACATACCAGATCTGTTGCCGAGATCGTAGATCAGACCGGTGCGGATGATTATTTATGGAAGCAAACACTCTATGACGGAGCCCGTTTGTATAACGATAATAAAGACTATCTGGTGAACCTGCTGCAGCATACTTCGGGTCATGACTCATTTATGCGATATATGACGGAGATCAATTGTGCCGCTCTGGAAAAGTACATATTATCTGTCAACGGTAATCAGAAGCTTACACATGAGGAAATGATGTATGTAAAAATGTATTGCCATGGCTTCGTAGGTCTCGCCTGCGAGTGGATTATGGGAGAGATCAATACAACGCTGGAAGAAATTGCAAAAGTCTATGAGCAGTCGATCCCACAACCGCTGAAAAAGCACCTTTTGTAA
- a CDS encoding metallophosphoesterase, with protein MMKKRGKKLRIWAAFAASLLLVLIFAFDVSLHTVTYTVKSDKLSASFTAVLLTDLHSCRYGENQQTLIRALSDAAPDAVFLAGDIIDDKMPPEDALIFLSYASERYPCYYVSGNHEFWRGDIDAVKNMLKSMGIHVLSGEAQSLIVNGQTINVCGVDDPETGEDIFAAQLKACVESISDDTFTLLLSHRPERIYEYANLGFNLVLSGHAHGGQLRLWPFIDGLYAPNQGFFPKFAGGMKACDGTPIIISRGLARGSTRFMRIFNPPELIVIKFLPACKE; from the coding sequence ATGATGAAAAAAAGAGGCAAAAAGCTGCGCATATGGGCTGCATTCGCAGCGTCACTTTTGCTCGTTTTGATTTTTGCGTTTGACGTCTCCCTTCATACCGTGACATATACGGTAAAAAGCGATAAGCTGTCCGCTTCATTCACCGCCGTGCTTTTGACCGATCTGCACAGCTGCCGTTACGGCGAAAATCAGCAGACGCTTATACGCGCGCTTTCAGACGCCGCGCCGGACGCTGTATTTTTAGCCGGCGATATAATAGACGATAAAATGCCGCCCGAAGACGCGCTTATCTTTCTTTCTTATGCTTCAGAGCGTTACCCCTGCTATTATGTCAGCGGAAATCATGAATTTTGGCGCGGCGATATCGACGCCGTAAAGAATATGCTAAAGAGCATGGGCATACACGTCCTTTCCGGTGAAGCTCAAAGCCTTATTGTAAACGGCCAAACGATAAACGTATGCGGCGTTGACGACCCCGAAACAGGCGAGGATATTTTTGCAGCCCAGCTTAAAGCCTGCGTTGAAAGCATATCCGACGATACGTTCACTCTGCTTTTGTCCCACCGTCCCGAGCGTATTTACGAATATGCAAACTTAGGCTTTAATCTCGTGCTTTCAGGGCATGCGCACGGCGGGCAGCTAAGGCTTTGGCCCTTTATCGACGGACTTTATGCGCCGAATCAGGGCTTTTTCCCGAAATTTGCGGGTGGGATGAAGGCTTGCGACGGTACGCCCATTATCATAAGCCGCGGACTTGCGCGCGGATCGACCCGCTTTATGCGAATATTCAATCCTCCGGAGCTTATCGTAATAAAGTTTTTGCCTGCCTGTAAGGAATAG
- a CDS encoding transcriptional regulator — protein MSEKEQILEAMRKAGEPLNAGKVAELTGLDRKVVDKAFAAMKKEGSIVSPVRCKWEPAEK, from the coding sequence ATGAGTGAAAAGGAACAGATCTTAGAGGCTATGAGAAAGGCCGGGGAACCTTTGAATGCCGGCAAAGTAGCTGAATTGACCGGACTCGACCGCAAGGTCGTTGACAAGGCATTTGCAGCGATGAAAAAGGAAGGCTCTATCGTTTCCCCCGTAAGGTGCAAGTGGGAGCCTGCCGAAAAATAA
- a CDS encoding YitT family protein, protein MEVSKRYMVMIIGLFINAVGINLITNATLGTSPITSVPYTLALKYSLSLGEFTFIVNLALIAFQLILLRRRFRAEHWLEIPLVFLLSAFIDITSYMFMWLSPENYALKIILLLIGCAVLGIGVALEFVANVAMLPGEGCVNAVCLVFNTDMGKTKVGFDVSMTVIAAVMSLIYFGGLISVREGTVISAVLVGIIARTIRPKLAFIDRFILSSRAEA, encoded by the coding sequence ATAGAAGTATCAAAACGGTACATGGTGATGATAATCGGGCTTTTTATAAACGCAGTGGGCATAAACCTTATAACGAACGCAACGCTGGGCACCTCGCCGATAACGAGCGTACCGTATACGTTAGCATTAAAATATTCGCTCTCCTTGGGCGAATTTACGTTTATCGTGAACCTCGCGCTCATCGCCTTTCAGCTGATACTTCTTAGGCGCAGATTCCGCGCAGAGCATTGGCTTGAGATACCGCTTGTATTTCTCTTGTCGGCGTTTATCGACATAACGTCGTATATGTTTATGTGGCTTTCTCCCGAGAACTACGCGCTGAAGATAATACTTCTTCTCATCGGCTGCGCAGTACTCGGCATCGGGGTGGCGCTTGAATTTGTCGCAAACGTCGCAATGCTTCCCGGCGAGGGCTGCGTGAATGCGGTATGCCTTGTCTTTAACACGGATATGGGCAAAACAAAGGTGGGTTTCGACGTGTCGATGACCGTCATCGCCGCCGTAATGAGCCTTATATACTTCGGCGGCCTCATAAGCGTGCGCGAAGGCACCGTTATCTCCGCCGTGCTCGTTGGCATTATAGCAAGAACCATAAGACCCAAGCTTGCCTTTATCGACAGGTTTATACTCTCCTCACGCGCCGAGGCGTAA
- a CDS encoding Bfr protein, with translation MTKIEFLKYLSKGWFGNSQQHSIHAQLLKARGLNKLSDKIMAESDEEWDEAKKVNARLIELGETPAVEIQEYPVITDIKEMLEYDLKEAAEALPMMSKALSMFDDDYVTKHMIQEFIVEEQDHYNWVRLHLCLIEQIGMDNYLIEMLGE, from the coding sequence ATGACAAAAATTGAGTTTTTAAAGTATCTGTCAAAGGGATGGTTCGGCAATTCCCAGCAGCACTCCATTCATGCGCAGCTTTTAAAGGCACGCGGTCTTAATAAGCTTTCTGACAAGATCATGGCAGAATCCGATGAAGAATGGGATGAGGCGAAGAAGGTCAACGCCCGTCTGATCGAGCTGGGCGAGACTCCCGCTGTTGAGATTCAGGAGTATCCTGTGATCACCGATATCAAGGAGATGCTGGAATATGACCTAAAGGAAGCGGCGGAAGCTCTCCCGATGATGAGCAAGGCTCTTTCCATGTTTGATGACGACTATGTTACCAAACATATGATCCAGGAATTCATTGTTGAAGAGCAGGATCACTATAATTGGGTACGGCTTCATCTCTGCCTGATCGAACAGATCGGTATGGATAACTACCTGATCGAGATGCTCGGTGAGTAA
- a CDS encoding GNAT family N-acetyltransferase, whose product MYIRTAKKEDLDMIAAVEAECFPPAEAASREEFENRLKYYKDHFWLMIEDGRIIAFLDGFVTDEPDITDDMYSRADMHNRDGRWQMIFGVNTLPAYRGRGCAGELIKRAISDAKEQGRAGLVLTCKKRLLHYYARFGFVSEGLSEKSRHGGAEWYQMRLLF is encoded by the coding sequence ATGTATATAAGAACGGCAAAAAAAGAAGACCTTGATATGATAGCCGCCGTTGAGGCTGAGTGCTTTCCGCCCGCGGAGGCCGCATCAAGGGAAGAGTTTGAGAATAGGCTTAAATATTATAAAGACCACTTTTGGCTTATGATAGAAGACGGCAGGATCATTGCTTTTCTCGACGGCTTCGTAACGGACGAGCCCGATATAACCGACGATATGTACTCCCGCGCCGATATGCATAACAGAGACGGGCGCTGGCAGATGATATTCGGCGTAAATACGCTTCCCGCGTACAGAGGGCGCGGCTGTGCGGGAGAGCTTATAAAAAGGGCGATAAGCGACGCGAAAGAGCAGGGGAGAGCGGGGCTCGTGCTTACGTGCAAGAAGCGGCTTCTTCATTATTACGCCCGGTTCGGATTCGTAAGCGAAGGACTTAGCGAAAAGTCGCGCCACGGCGGAGCCGAATGGTATCAGATGCGGCTCTTATTTTGA
- a CDS encoding DMT family transporter: MSAKRNFGSLLLIITAIIWGTAFAAQRSGMDLIEPITFTASRMVLAAAAVGCAALVMARKGARAAVERTPEEDKRYKKNTIAGGILCGVFLSTATIFQQIGLVYTTAGKAGFITAMYMLLVPVVNFIVFRKKNTWLVWTAVLTGVIGMYLLCVNEGLSLTRGDTLVCICAVLFTGHILCCDRFAARGDPIRISAIQFVTAAVISGAAAFIAEDPSWDKVISAAIPILYCGIVSGGIGYTLQIVAQRSTDPTVASLLLSLESVFAIIAGALILGERMSPRELVGCAVMFAAIILVQIPLPDKKKNVT, translated from the coding sequence ATGTCAGCTAAAAGAAACTTTGGCAGTCTTCTTTTGATAATAACGGCGATAATATGGGGAACGGCCTTTGCCGCCCAGCGTTCGGGAATGGATCTTATCGAGCCGATCACGTTTACCGCCTCGAGAATGGTGCTCGCGGCGGCAGCCGTGGGATGCGCCGCGCTCGTAATGGCACGAAAAGGCGCGCGCGCCGCCGTCGAGCGGACGCCCGAAGAAGATAAGCGATATAAAAAGAATACTATAGCGGGCGGGATACTCTGCGGCGTATTTCTGTCTACCGCCACGATATTCCAGCAGATAGGCCTGGTATATACGACGGCGGGCAAGGCTGGATTTATAACCGCGATGTATATGCTTTTGGTGCCTGTCGTAAATTTCATCGTTTTCAGAAAGAAAAACACATGGCTCGTATGGACGGCGGTGCTCACAGGCGTTATAGGAATGTATCTTTTATGCGTAAACGAAGGCCTAAGCCTTACTCGCGGCGATACGCTCGTATGCATATGCGCGGTGCTGTTTACGGGGCATATCCTCTGCTGCGACAGGTTCGCCGCACGGGGAGACCCTATCCGCATATCGGCGATACAATTCGTAACTGCGGCTGTGATCTCCGGCGCGGCCGCTTTCATAGCGGAGGATCCAAGCTGGGATAAGGTGATATCGGCGGCGATACCGATACTTTACTGCGGCATAGTATCGGGCGGCATAGGATATACGCTTCAGATAGTGGCGCAGAGATCGACCGATCCGACGGTCGCTTCGCTTCTTTTGAGCCTCGAATCCGTATTTGCGATCATAGCGGGGGCGCTTATACTGGGCGAGCGCATGAGCCCGCGCGAGCTTGTCGGCTGTGCCGTTATGTTCGCTGCGATAATCCTAGTTCAGATACCTCTGCCCGATAAGAAGAAAAACGTGACGTAA
- a CDS encoding rhodanese-like domain-containing protein produces MGFFDFAKKSGRTANINAASKNPPESAVFLDVRSAQEYALGHIPGSVNVPLMAIRRIGAKVPDKSTPLFVYCQSGARSHKAAIYLTDAGYTNVTDIGGLNSYRGPLEKA; encoded by the coding sequence ATGGGATTTTTCGACTTTGCGAAAAAAAGCGGCAGGACGGCGAATATAAACGCGGCGTCAAAAAACCCGCCCGAATCAGCCGTTTTTCTTGACGTAAGGAGCGCGCAGGAATACGCGCTCGGCCACATCCCGGGAAGCGTTAATGTGCCGCTTATGGCAATAAGGCGGATAGGGGCGAAGGTGCCCGATAAAAGCACGCCGCTTTTCGTGTACTGCCAGTCGGGCGCGCGAAGCCATAAAGCCGCGATATATCTTACGGACGCGGGCTACACGAACGTGACGGATATCGGCGGATTAAACTCGTACAGAGGCCCGCTTGAGAAAGCGTGA
- a CDS encoding HD domain-containing protein, which yields MQIADILKKMIDYSEGNRHDVNHLLKVWGFAKTIGELEGLDEKTQRILEAAAILHDIACPLCREKYGNTNGKYQEREGMPLAQEFLKDCGLAEDENERIVYLIGRHHTLGNIQGLDYQILIEADYLVNADESQYPPENIRNTCERIFKTKSGTEILKSIYMI from the coding sequence ATGCAGATAGCAGATATTTTAAAAAAGATGATCGATTATTCTGAGGGAAACCGACACGACGTCAACCATCTGCTGAAGGTATGGGGATTTGCCAAAACCATAGGAGAGTTGGAAGGGTTGGATGAAAAAACACAAAGAATTCTGGAGGCAGCAGCCATACTCCACGATATTGCCTGCCCGCTTTGCCGAGAAAAATACGGAAATACCAATGGGAAATATCAAGAGCGGGAAGGAATGCCGCTTGCGCAGGAGTTTTTGAAGGACTGCGGACTGGCCGAGGATGAAAATGAAAGAATAGTTTATCTTATCGGTCGCCACCATACGCTCGGTAATATACAAGGGCTGGATTATCAAATTCTTATAGAGGCCGACTATCTTGTAAATGCAGATGAAAGCCAATATCCTCCGGAAAATATCAGAAACACCTGTGAACGGATATTCAAGACAAAGTCAGGAACAGAAATCCTGAAATCAATCTACATGATTTAA
- a CDS encoding pyridoxamine 5'-phosphate oxidase family protein, with the protein MFRAMRRKKQEVSKEECIRILNTEKRGALAVIGDEGYPYVIPLDFYYDSQNEKIYFHGAKEGHKIDAIKNNEKVCFTVWNAGTLKDGDWAYFVTSVVVFGKAHLVTDDPVVYEKAKAIGMKYYPSAAEVDAEIARDLGRVQLVEISIDHMTGKLVHEK; encoded by the coding sequence ATGTTCAGAGCAATGAGAAGAAAGAAGCAGGAAGTTTCAAAGGAAGAATGTATCAGAATATTGAATACAGAAAAACGCGGAGCCTTGGCTGTGATTGGGGATGAAGGATATCCTTACGTCATTCCTCTTGATTTTTACTACGATTCGCAAAATGAGAAAATCTACTTTCACGGTGCAAAAGAAGGACATAAGATCGATGCGATAAAAAACAATGAGAAAGTTTGTTTTACAGTGTGGAATGCCGGAACGCTGAAAGACGGCGACTGGGCTTACTTTGTGACAAGCGTGGTAGTGTTCGGCAAAGCACATCTTGTTACGGATGATCCCGTTGTTTATGAAAAGGCAAAAGCTATCGGCATGAAATATTATCCATCCGCCGCGGAAGTCGACGCTGAGATCGCGAGAGACTTAGGCCGAGTACAATTGGTGGAAATCAGCATTGATCACATGACCGGAAAACTTGTACATGAGAAATAA